The genomic stretch caataaaataaaacaaaagaacgataatgataacgatgatgataacgataacgataacgataatgataaccataatgataacgataacgatgacgataacgataacgataactattatgataatgatgacgataacaataacgataacgataacgatcaCGAGAATGACAACGAttatgataacgataacgataacgataatgataacgagGACGATAACAATAACGATAaagataacgataatgataaccataatgataacgataacgataatgataacgatgacgataacaataacgataacgataacgataacgataatgataacgatgacgataacgataactataatgataacgatgacgataacgataacgataacgataacgataatgattatgataatgatgataacaataataataataattatagtaataataaaacgcCTGGCAATAATTATAGctattatatttttattgtctTGCCCAATGCAATGTAAACTTTAAATACAAGGTCTACACAGCATATTTATGCAGATCCATTAGTATAAAGTTCAAGCTTTAGCATTAATTAGTTCTTAATATTGTTTTGCAACGCTGAGGACATTTTTCTATCTTTTATTTGTAGAGTTTGTGAAGATGATGACTACTAAGTGATTCAAGAGCATTCAATTCTGCTAATATCCGCAAGACTGCTTTCCAATAAAATAACCATAAGCCATTTCACATTACCGCCGTCCTCTGCTTAGTTTAGGCatattctttaaaataaaatattcgtTTAAGAAAGTTTTAGGCTAGGTTTTACAGACATGTATCAGCTGTATTTTGTAAGCTAAACACAATCTCCCATAGTGAATTTTTCTTATGTATAACTTCGCAGATGTCATTGATCAGTTAAACGATACTGACATGTTTTTGCAAAGTATACTAAATCCAGTTTACTAATCCACCTGAGTACACTGATGCGGGTTAGATATTCCATTCAGGTAACAGGAGAAACAGCGAACTCCACTGCAACGTTTAGTTGCAACGTTTAAACTTTTGGGATCGAAGTACCTATCAAATCTGCACTGTTAACTGAAAACTATACTaggaagtaaaagaaaagtGACGGAAGtagaaaaaaagttgaagatACACACTGATATTGACAAACTGTAGATATCTTTAAGGTGAAGGTTTCGCAAAATGCTATGCAATAAAAGTCCAATACTGAGTTGAGTCTGTGTCATGTTCCAAAACCACCCCCTCTATTGTAGTGTTCTTTCGCTGGTTTAATTTAAAGAGGCCGCAGACTCTTTAGTATAACTCGGCTTGAAGTGTCCGTTGCAATTTCTAGGTTGTAAATGGTCTTTTGCTATACTAGAACATAGACTGATGAGAACTGAAAGTGTGTCACTGGGGCGTACATTTCATTCTTGGCACTAAAGGCCTTAATAAATCCGTTTAAAACCTTTACGCTACAAAGTCAATCTGGGCCCTGTATTGAATTGTTctgtttttgttggtttgtttgtttgtatgtcTGTTTTTGGGAGCCGTGTCTCTTAAATTACCCTCATGTTGAAagataattgttattattagtcGTTCAAGATATTTATCAGTTTTTGTTTAGCTTCCTACTGCTGCCTaaaagaaatttagaaaatagcGAGGTTGTACGAAAAGTCGAAGAGCCCCCACTCTTTAATTAGTTAGTAGAGAAGAATTTGACTTACTGAATGGAACGGGTAAAATAATATCATATATCTATTTGAATTACTGCAACCTCTGTAGTAATTCTTCGGTAGCTATTTtgtgagggtctcaatggggttaaccgataggcataaaacggccaaaaatttactcgatagccgtaaaaattgaaaaattttaaccgttagccataaatagggtaaaaaacagttaaccgtaaaagaaactgttccctagatttgctacttttaaggaaggtactaaactcacttatggttgggttttttttcattttccggCTAGTGtggctccgtacgcacgttaggtaaagcgccttttaggtgttgaccaagacccatttccatttccgccgctctctcggggaactaattttttttttccatagcgaaagtgtggcttcttgctggggatatTTGGGATTTTCAgaaggtcgtgccctcgaaacactattgaaacaacacgcagagatctCACTGTTTGCAAAACACGTTGcccataaacaacatttccctgttttgctctgacgctacggtagacattgccatgcctagtctctgtacggcgtcttcccacgcaatctcggtcaaggcatttcggtggcgaactcgctcagACCAGGTGatccgaaacgcattagccacgcgaaataatgaggcctacggacaaggcaacggctgACAAGGCAACGGTTACTCTTTCAAATTATATGCAATAAGCAAATGGCATATGAGTATGTTGTATCACCTTTCTAGTAGTTCTGGTGGTGATTCGATGGTGTGGTAGATGCTGATATATTCAAGGTAAGCAATACAAATATTTGGTTTAAGAGTACACTCAAACGTCAAGCTCTGCAGAGTTTCTTCTTGTAATAGTTTGAGTTTTAATGCATTTTAAGTGAAGGGAACGGCCTAACTTTGGGGTATCCACTTTAGTCACAGCCGACAAGACTACATGACATAACGAGCTTTATCCAATGACCAAGATCGTCAACTTCTGCATTAATCGTTGATTCAAAAGTGGGGGTGCATAGAAGGCCTGCTATTTCCTTTTACTCATATGAGCTTTTCaaggaattttaaaatgttaacaACCTCTAGTGAGACTAACGAAGAAACTTGTGTTTGTTGATAATTTGAACCCAAAGTAAAACAGGGTAAAACAGAAAGGTAACCTCTTGAAAATAGTTTGAAAAATCTATGATAAAAGAGTCTGTCCGTTGCCTTATGACGCGATATTGGTCATCATCTGCACAAACTCTGAAATGAGAAAACACAAAGTTTTACCGGGATTTGGTCTTTACAGGTGAAGACGCACTTCATTTATACTTTATCAAGACAAACGTTTTCTTGTACTACGAAACGGACAGGCGCGCTATAAACGTTTTGCCCTGCATTGcttaacctgagaaaacagccgtcattggcgacgctaccactggtttccccgccaaatgatgtctgagaaacgagcgcagaaattccatactgatgacgcgtcactacccagatctaggcaGTACTTCGGtggtgccgcgtgggaaatttgattcaaccaatcagaagcactacccagatctggttagtgacacgtcatcagtatgtaatttctgcactcgtttctcagacgtcatttggcggggaaaccagtgctagcgtcgccaaatgtcagctgttttcttaggctacgCATTGCTATGCTAAAAGAGGTGTATTGCTCTATGTAAAGGAATCCAAGGCGGTCTTGGATTTTgcattccacgccgtggattccacATTCTaagtactggattccagtctttgtcagtggaacttggattctggattcccaATCCTTACTTTGTATTCCGGTTTCAAGaacccaggattccggataccaaaagcaaaattttctcgGATTCCAATTGAAGCAAAAATTttctggattcccttacataaTGCGAGGTGTAGGCTCGACGAAGACGCTGATAATGATCGCAGTTACGTCATTTGCGTTATTGACAACAAATAATGCAGTAAGCGACATTCCCTGCATGGGTTGCAAGAGCGTGGCCTTTGAAATTGATAGCTTGCAGTGCGTGTTTGCAAAATTTGGTGACAAAGTAAAAATGAGAAGCGGGTTCACCATGCCCTTGTCGTTTTTCTTGATAAAGCTAcagatttttatttattttttttatcagttgcATGAGGGGTAGAATTCCCTTAGTCAGAGGGCTGTGCTGCAGTCAAGGATGTCGCGGGTTCGATTGGGGCCCAGCCAAGACCAGGgactacaaaaaaataaaagagaaatgAAAGTACTGTCTTTGCCCTACAACCGCCAAGACCTTCACGCGACCTAGATGATCAATTAGAAATGGTTGCGCTTTCTTTTCTGAGTAGGAGACATAAAACAGCTCTAAATACATTGACGCCTAAACTAATGTGACGTCAGTTGAGTGAGGGCTGTCATGGTTAAAACTTGTTTTGGCCCAATGAGTTATTACTCTTGAAGCTCTTGTCAAATCGCTTTCCTGAGTTGCTTATGTAGCAAGGCAAAAATAGGTGAAGGTTAACGTCACATAAGATCACTTACCTTCAAAGCTGACTTGCCCGTCCGAGTCGCAATCAGCTTCCTTCATCATTTCATCAATTTCTTCGTCTGTCAGCGATTGACCCAGATTAGTCATAACCTGAAAGTTCACAACACAACTTTATTATTAATTGCGACGCTCTGCGTTGAAGACACCTCTAAAACCGGAAAACGTAAACCTTCCAAAGATGATATTTTTGTACCCGAGTATTTGCCTCCAGATTTTCAGATACTAAAATGTGCGTCGTAATTAAGGTTGTGGCTAGTAGGTATGGGTTGAAGCTCCCCGAAGTCCTTTTCTCTGACCAAGAACTTATTTTGCATCAAGCAAGGTTTGTGTACAATTCAGTACCTGCGATGTTCTGCTGGGAATGGTCCCTCATACTTCGTTTCTAAGGTGTTTTTTTTCCCGGGGTTCATTCTCTTGGAGATTAAAGACCCTGAGGACAAGGATGGTCTCGCAACTCATCCAGGGAGGGTCCTAGGTGCTTACGTCACTAAACAGAGAACCCTGCTTTTACTTGAGGAACTCCATATGCAAAAAATAGGCACAGGCATAAGTCGTCTATAGCTTGAAGCAAGAACAACACCAACTTACTAAAACCTCTTACTAAGTGATATAGCGTTGTTTGAACTTTATCGTGGTTAGTATTAGCCCAATTCACTCCACTGTCAagtgtaggcgaaccctcctggagttgaattatTGAGATCAGTATCCAACTTCTGAGAGAAAGAAATGTTGCTAGACGTTGTGTTTACGTCATTCCTCCAACATAATTGCGTCTGCCGGAAGAtaatgtgatgatgatgatgatgacgatgatgatgattagtGATGATTCTTATGGTGCTATTTcgtattttttaaaagagactATAGACCTGTTTGAGTTCGTCGGACGAGATGTAACCGCTGCCGTCTTTATCAAATACATTGAACGCATTCCTCAACTCGTCTTCCATCGTCATATTGGCTTGCTTGGAGGCCATTAACTGCAAAAACTCATCGAAATCTATCTCACCACTTCCTGGGGAAAGGAGTGATTGAATGATAAAGTCAACTCAAGAAACGAGTCTAAAAGGCTTGCCCAGTTTTGAAGATGTGTGGTTTCAAACCCTATTATACTGCCTCCTATATTCTTTAGACTTCATGAGAAGGAGAACATTTTAACGCCAAAGTGTCTCGAAGCTTTGTATTTATTGCAGCCTTTAATTTTCAAACTAATTAACCTGTTttcatggaaaatatttcattgTCACTCCTGACGTTGTATTAAGACATCCTATCCCCATAATCTGGCATACTCTGAACTAGTATAGTCGTTTTGTGTTAAAATGTCgtgaaatgaaattaattatAAATTGACGGTGATTCAACAGGGACGAATCGCCACTACTCAGTTTTTTTTCAACATCAGACTCAAAACCATGATTTGGTTTCATGCTCCCCATATGGGTTCCTAAATCAGTGTATAAAGTACCTATACTGAACTCCTGTAAAGGTCATAATCATGCAATATAACGATGGGTCTTGTATGCTTGCCACATAAATATGCAGACGATTAAACACCTCTTTTCGGGAAGATCATGTATTTCATCAGATTTTCATAGCTCTGGCTTAGGGATGCGTTTGTTTCATCT from Porites lutea chromosome 1, jaPorLute2.1, whole genome shotgun sequence encodes the following:
- the LOC140944990 gene encoding calmodulin-alpha-like translates to MADKFTDEEISEYREAFQLFDKDAGGTISIKELKQVFEALGQSPTEAEVQEMISGVDKDGSGEIDFDEFLQLMASKQANMTMEDELRNAFNVFDKDGSGYISSDELKQVMTNLGQSLTDEEIDEMMKEADCDSDGQVSFEEFVQMMTNIAS